A region of Pirellulales bacterium DNA encodes the following proteins:
- a CDS encoding Gfo/Idh/MocA family oxidoreductase, giving the protein MANPILVSTGSSKLRLGLIGCGVVGRRHAGQLRGDSRVELVVCCDPAIQAARGLRDEFAPQAAVETDAFRALAEHRLQAVVIGSPTQMHYEHCCRAFDLGLAVLCEKPLAARREEIVDLIDRSRGKGHFLMVGYQRRYRAPYATARRELTERAEWYGPLKQVHVYVCERWQQTIRGTWRDDPQVGAGYFGDAGSHQIDIVNFITGRRPVKVFAASEQRGSQVEITTQVMGRLDGGAGLLAHFVGDANHWREDIYFHCRDGDLLLRSEKLYRAKSNHTEQIFDLLPDSSPDRAFADWLLDGKPMVSPPEIALPMHDWTAAVLKSAKEGSWVEVEPAVPA; this is encoded by the coding sequence ATGGCGAACCCAATTCTTGTGAGCACCGGCAGTTCGAAGTTGCGACTGGGCCTGATCGGCTGCGGCGTGGTGGGACGCCGGCATGCGGGACAACTGCGCGGCGACAGCCGTGTGGAACTGGTCGTGTGTTGCGATCCGGCGATTCAGGCTGCGCGCGGCCTGCGCGACGAATTCGCTCCGCAAGCCGCCGTCGAGACCGACGCCTTTCGCGCCCTGGCCGAGCACCGCTTGCAGGCCGTCGTCATCGGATCTCCCACGCAAATGCACTACGAGCATTGCTGCCGCGCCTTCGACCTGGGTCTGGCCGTGCTCTGCGAGAAGCCCCTGGCAGCCCGGCGGGAAGAGATCGTCGATCTCATCGACCGCAGCCGCGGCAAGGGCCATTTTCTGATGGTCGGCTACCAGAGGCGGTATCGCGCGCCTTACGCCACGGCCCGGCGTGAGCTGACCGAGCGGGCCGAGTGGTACGGTCCGCTGAAGCAGGTCCACGTCTATGTGTGCGAGCGTTGGCAGCAGACGATCCGGGGCACGTGGCGTGACGACCCGCAGGTGGGCGCCGGCTATTTCGGCGATGCCGGCAGCCACCAGATTGATATCGTCAACTTCATCACCGGCCGGCGGCCGGTGAAGGTTTTCGCCGCGAGCGAGCAACGTGGCAGCCAGGTGGAAATTACGACCCAGGTGATGGGCCGGCTCGACGGCGGCGCGGGACTGCTCGCCCATTTCGTCGGCGACGCCAACCATTGGCGCGAAGACATCTACTTCCACTGCCGCGACGGCGACCTGCTGCTGCGGAGCGAGAAGCTCTATCGGGCAAAATCGAACCATACCGAACAGATCTTCGATTTGCTGCCAGACAGTTCGCCCGACCGGGCCTTTGCCGATTGGCTGCTCGACGGCAAGCCGATGGTCTCGCCGCCCGAAATCGCGTTGCCCATGCACGATTGGACCGCCGCGGTGTTGAAATCGGCCAAAGAGGGAAGCTGGGTCGAAGTGGAACCGGCCGTTCCCGCTTGA
- the dcd gene encoding dCTP deaminase has product MILSGREILRQLGGDVVIEPFSESQLNPNSYNLTLHDELMTYEELVLDMRKANRVRRITIPPEGLVLNPHQLYLGRTIERTETRNLVPMIEGRSSIGRLGLFVHVTAGFGDVGFCGYWTLEMFAVQPVRIYAGVSICQIFYHQICGEFVEYCSDKYQHNRDIQPSLLFKELSPEGEPDPQLQLNFGIERSRG; this is encoded by the coding sequence ATGATTTTGTCGGGCCGCGAGATTCTCCGTCAGCTTGGAGGCGACGTCGTCATCGAGCCGTTCAGCGAAAGCCAGTTGAACCCCAACAGCTACAACCTGACGCTGCACGACGAACTGATGACCTATGAAGAGCTCGTGCTCGACATGCGGAAGGCCAACCGCGTGCGCCGCATCACGATTCCGCCGGAGGGCCTGGTGCTCAATCCGCACCAGCTTTATCTGGGCCGCACGATCGAGCGTACCGAGACGCGCAACCTGGTGCCGATGATCGAGGGCCGCTCGTCGATCGGCCGGTTGGGGTTGTTCGTCCACGTGACGGCGGGCTTCGGCGACGTCGGCTTCTGCGGCTATTGGACGCTGGAAATGTTCGCTGTGCAGCCCGTGCGGATCTATGCGGGCGTTTCCATCTGCCAGATCTTCTATCACCAGATTTGCGGCGAATTCGTCGAGTATTGCAGCGACAAGTATCAGCACAACCGCGACATTCAGCCGAGTCTGTTGTTCAAAGAGCTGTCGCCGGAGGGCGAGCCCGACCCGCAACTGCAGCTTAACTTCGGCATCGAAAGGTCGAGAGGGTAG
- a CDS encoding alpha/beta hydrolase, translating to TCIGAEPDRAAGGNPPQRIGLWQGHAAVGNGEFEDAEAWITVHRPAKSNGAAIVICPGGGYGGLVTGAEGHGIADWLNRHGVTGVVLEYRLPAGRSYVPLLDAQRALRTVRANAKDWSVDPARIGIMGFSAGGHLASTAGTHFDDGDPAAADAIDRVSCRPDFMILIYPVIVMGEKTHQGSKNNLLGKDPSPKLVELFSNEKQVTARTPPTFLAHALDDKPVPPENSKAFYEALQAHQVPARYLELPSGGHGLNGYTGPMWDRWQEQSLAWLAEMKFIPADDASRK from the coding sequence GACCTGCATCGGCGCAGAGCCGGACCGCGCGGCGGGCGGGAATCCACCGCAGCGGATTGGGCTTTGGCAAGGCCATGCTGCTGTGGGCAACGGCGAGTTCGAGGACGCCGAGGCCTGGATCACGGTCCATCGCCCGGCCAAGAGCAACGGGGCGGCGATCGTGATCTGTCCCGGCGGCGGCTATGGCGGACTGGTCACCGGCGCCGAAGGGCACGGCATCGCCGACTGGCTCAATCGGCACGGTGTCACGGGCGTGGTGCTCGAATATCGTCTGCCGGCCGGCCGGTCGTATGTGCCGCTGCTCGACGCCCAGCGGGCCCTGCGCACCGTTCGCGCCAATGCGAAGGACTGGTCCGTCGATCCGGCGCGCATCGGCATCATGGGTTTTTCGGCGGGCGGCCATCTCGCGTCCACGGCGGGAACGCACTTCGACGACGGCGACCCGGCGGCCGCCGACGCCATCGACCGCGTCAGTTGCCGGCCCGATTTTATGATCCTCATCTATCCTGTGATCGTGATGGGCGAGAAGACGCACCAGGGTTCCAAGAACAACCTGTTGGGCAAAGATCCGTCGCCGAAGCTCGTCGAGTTGTTCTCCAACGAGAAACAGGTTACGGCGCGCACTCCGCCGACGTTCTTGGCGCATGCTCTGGACGACAAACCGGTGCCGCCCGAAAACAGCAAAGCGTTCTACGAGGCGCTCCAGGCGCACCAGGTCCCGGCGCGGTATCTCGAACTGCCGTCTGGCGGCCACGGCCTGAACGGTTACACGGGGCCCATGTGGGACAGGTGGCAAGAGCAATCGCTGGCCTGGCTGGCCGAAATGAAGTTCATTCCCGCGGACGACGCGTCGCGAAAATAA
- a CDS encoding Bax inhibitor-1 family protein produces the protein MSYAENPYRAPIFTIAAQAAENERADFIRKTYLHLAGAVFAFTGLEAVLLNVPGLSERYMALLSASRYGWLAVLGAFMFVSYFAEKWARSAVSASTQYLGLGLYVAAEAVLFLPLLYIAKRFDEQIIPTAGAATLVIFTGLTAIVFLTGRDFSFLRSALWLGGLVGLGAIVVGVIFPQFALGIWFSAAMIVLASGYILYDTSNVLHHYRIGQHVAAALALFASVALLFYYLLRIVLALSSRR, from the coding sequence ATGAGCTACGCCGAAAACCCCTATCGCGCACCGATCTTCACGATTGCCGCTCAGGCGGCGGAGAATGAACGGGCCGATTTCATCCGCAAGACCTACCTGCACCTGGCCGGTGCGGTGTTTGCCTTCACGGGCCTGGAGGCGGTGCTGCTGAATGTGCCCGGCCTGTCGGAACGATACATGGCCTTGCTTTCGGCCTCGCGCTACGGTTGGCTGGCGGTGCTGGGCGCGTTCATGTTCGTTTCGTACTTCGCCGAGAAATGGGCCCGCTCGGCAGTCTCGGCCTCGACGCAATACCTGGGCCTGGGCCTTTACGTGGCGGCCGAAGCGGTGCTCTTTCTGCCGCTGTTGTACATCGCCAAGCGGTTCGATGAGCAAATCATTCCCACCGCCGGAGCGGCGACGCTGGTGATCTTCACCGGCCTGACGGCCATCGTTTTTTTGACCGGCCGCGATTTTTCGTTCCTGCGCAGCGCGTTGTGGCTGGGCGGCCTGGTGGGGCTGGGCGCCATCGTGGTCGGCGTCATTTTTCCGCAGTTCGCCTTAGGCATTTGGTTCAGCGCGGCCATGATCGTCCTGGCCAGCGGTTACATTCTTTACGACACCTCGAACGTGCTGCACCACTACCGCATCGGCCAGCATGTGGCGGCCGCGTTGGCGCTGTTCGCCTCGGTGGCCCTGCTGTTCTACTACCTTCTGCGGATCGTGCTGGCCCTGTCGTCGCGCCGTTAG
- the nth gene encoding endonuclease III, which yields MPTGSKTVAAAPAKRHAARVARLLAKTYPAAKCALDFRSPLELLIATILSAQCTDVRVNIVTKDLFRKYRSAADYANANPGELESEIKSTGFFRSKTKSIQAACRTLAEEHGGEVPKDIESLVKLPGVGRKTANVVLGTAFGIASGVVVDTHVLRVSKRLGLTKHKEPEKIERDLMAVLPRKEWVDFSHRVIHHGRRICTARRPKCDVCTLNKVCPRVGVES from the coding sequence ATGCCGACTGGGTCGAAGACCGTTGCCGCTGCGCCAGCCAAACGTCATGCCGCCCGTGTGGCCAGGCTGTTGGCAAAGACCTATCCGGCCGCCAAGTGCGCCTTGGACTTCCGCTCGCCGCTGGAACTGCTCATCGCCACGATTCTCTCGGCCCAATGCACCGACGTGCGGGTGAACATCGTCACCAAGGACCTGTTCCGCAAATACCGCTCGGCGGCCGATTACGCCAACGCCAACCCCGGAGAGTTGGAGAGCGAAATCAAGAGCACGGGCTTCTTCCGCAGCAAAACCAAGAGCATTCAGGCCGCCTGCCGCACGCTGGCCGAGGAGCATGGCGGCGAGGTGCCGAAGGATATCGAGAGCCTGGTCAAGCTGCCCGGCGTGGGACGCAAGACCGCCAACGTCGTGTTGGGCACGGCCTTCGGCATCGCGTCGGGTGTGGTGGTCGATACGCACGTGCTTCGCGTGAGCAAGCGGCTGGGGCTGACCAAGCACAAGGAGCCTGAAAAAATCGAGCGCGACTTGATGGCCGTCTTGCCGCGCAAAGAGTGGGTCGATTTCAGCCATCGAGTCATCCACCACGGTCGGCGGATCTGCACGGCGCGGCGGCCGAAATGCGACGTTTGCACCTTGAACAAAGTCTGTCCTCGTGTGGGAGTGGAGAGCTAA
- a CDS encoding glycosyltransferase: MTEQAAPRRTALIVNSLARGKSFSTDLGETGYSYEFVLRAFLPLLELHGEVTRIVRPESQVDFAIRRLAKRGQQAVSLSFRPFSDVYLSRNAPNVVFPFWEFPDVPATDYKENPRNNWVRIANRASLILTASHFTAAALARAGVKTPVRLVPVPVSPAYFELPDWRRGQSVPLACPAYVLTQPEVPPVRVADPESRPGPDSTGFRLKNFVRSLARRAWVDGIKPLLPLRLSKALVAAKNAGKRAWREGETELPIAASRIELSGVVYTAILNPDDKRKNWQDLITAFLLAVGDRDDATLVLKLAVSYAAPVRELLAFYNKLGLPHRARIVLVTEYLSDAQMLELVRGSAFYLNASRAEGACLPLQDHLAAGRPGIAPANTAMADYFDAWVGLVVESHPEPCPWPDDESGRLHTSWHRIVWSSLRDQIAAAYQLAKSEPEAYQQLAAQARARMQNWASADAVWPRLRDALASVSTDGSSDHVYREAA, translated from the coding sequence ATGACCGAGCAAGCTGCGCCGCGGCGGACGGCGCTGATCGTCAATTCGCTGGCCCGCGGAAAGTCGTTCAGCACCGACCTGGGCGAGACCGGATACTCCTATGAGTTTGTGCTGCGCGCGTTTCTGCCGCTGCTGGAGCTGCACGGCGAGGTGACGCGGATCGTGCGGCCCGAAAGCCAGGTCGATTTCGCCATCCGCCGGCTGGCGAAACGCGGCCAGCAAGCGGTCAGTCTCAGCTTTCGCCCGTTCAGCGACGTCTATCTGAGCCGCAACGCTCCCAATGTCGTGTTTCCGTTTTGGGAGTTTCCCGATGTTCCGGCCACCGATTACAAAGAGAACCCGCGGAACAATTGGGTGCGAATTGCCAACCGCGCCTCGCTGATCTTGACGGCCAGCCATTTCACGGCCGCCGCGTTGGCCCGCGCCGGAGTGAAGACGCCGGTGCGCTTGGTGCCGGTGCCCGTTTCGCCCGCCTACTTTGAACTGCCCGACTGGCGACGCGGGCAGTCCGTGCCGCTGGCTTGCCCGGCTTACGTGCTCACGCAGCCCGAAGTGCCGCCGGTCCGTGTGGCCGACCCTGAGTCGCGGCCCGGTCCCGACTCGACCGGCTTTCGCTTGAAAAACTTTGTCCGGTCGCTGGCCCGGCGGGCCTGGGTCGACGGAATCAAGCCGCTCTTGCCGCTGCGACTGAGCAAGGCCCTGGTGGCCGCCAAGAACGCCGGCAAGCGGGCCTGGCGCGAGGGCGAGACCGAACTGCCCATCGCGGCCAGCCGAATTGAGTTGTCGGGCGTCGTGTACACAGCGATCCTCAATCCCGACGACAAACGCAAGAACTGGCAGGATCTGATCACCGCGTTCCTGTTGGCCGTGGGCGACCGCGACGACGCCACTCTGGTGCTCAAGCTGGCGGTCAGTTATGCGGCTCCCGTCCGCGAACTGCTCGCCTTTTACAACAAGCTCGGCCTGCCGCATCGGGCACGGATCGTGCTGGTGACGGAATATCTCAGCGATGCGCAGATGCTGGAGTTAGTGCGCGGCAGCGCCTTCTATCTGAATGCCTCGCGGGCCGAAGGCGCCTGCCTGCCGCTGCAGGACCATCTGGCCGCCGGCCGGCCGGGCATCGCTCCGGCCAACACGGCGATGGCCGACTATTTCGACGCCTGGGTGGGGCTGGTCGTCGAGTCGCATCCCGAGCCTTGCCCGTGGCCCGACGACGAGAGCGGCCGGCTGCACACAAGCTGGCACCGCATTGTCTGGTCGTCGCTGCGCGATCAAATCGCCGCGGCGTATCAGCTTGCCAAGAGCGAGCCCGAAGCCTATCAGCAGCTTGCCGCCCAGGCCCGCGCTCGCATGCAAAATTGGGCCAGCGCCGACGCCGTCTGGCCGCGGTTGCGCGACGCCTTGGCGAGCGTTTCGACCGACGGCAGCAGCGACCACGTCTATCGCGAGGCAGCCTGA
- a CDS encoding DUF309 domain-containing protein: protein MSEYDPRYLAGIEYFNNCDFFESHEAWEEMWKDEAGPSRKFLQGLIQAAVALHHFGNGNIRGAKKLYYGSHGYLAHYRPHHMGLDVDRFLAQMDECFAEVVASQEEFPQIEIVPDRIPEIHLAPPPGASA from the coding sequence ATGTCTGAGTACGATCCGCGTTACCTGGCCGGCATCGAGTATTTCAACAACTGCGATTTCTTCGAGAGCCACGAGGCCTGGGAAGAGATGTGGAAAGACGAGGCCGGCCCGTCGCGGAAGTTTTTGCAAGGGCTGATCCAGGCGGCGGTGGCGTTGCACCACTTCGGCAACGGCAACATTCGCGGGGCCAAGAAGCTCTATTACGGCAGTCACGGCTATCTGGCGCATTACCGTCCGCACCACATGGGCCTCGACGTCGATCGTTTTCTGGCCCAGATGGACGAGTGCTTCGCCGAAGTGGTGGCCAGCCAGGAAGAGTTTCCACAGATCGAGATCGTGCCCGACCGCATTCCGGAAATCCATCTCGCTCCGCCGCCCGGCGCTTCGGCCTGA
- a CDS encoding isoprenylcysteine carboxylmethyltransferase family protein — MSDTTLPASSPISVRDFLVKQRVTISLIVFSALIAKDMITGTRPHDTGNFHDPAAMTGLVAVLVGLAIRSWAAGVINKSKVLATTGPYRLCRHPLYLGSLLMMFGFCVLVGSLLDVCVVFGPVLGIYLLTMQREERRLAVRHGAAWAEYVAVAPQFFPYRPVIDWRSEWSLAQWLNNREYKAALTATTALLLLHLWRLL; from the coding sequence ATGAGCGACACGACGTTGCCTGCCAGCAGTCCGATTTCAGTCCGCGACTTTCTGGTTAAACAACGAGTTACGATTTCGTTGATTGTCTTCTCGGCGCTGATCGCGAAGGACATGATCACCGGCACGCGCCCGCACGACACGGGCAATTTTCACGATCCGGCGGCCATGACCGGGCTGGTCGCCGTGCTCGTCGGCCTGGCAATTCGCTCCTGGGCGGCGGGCGTGATCAATAAGAGCAAAGTGCTGGCCACGACCGGTCCCTACCGGCTGTGCCGCCACCCGCTCTACCTGGGTTCGCTGTTGATGATGTTCGGGTTTTGCGTGCTGGTGGGCAGCCTGCTCGACGTGTGCGTGGTGTTTGGGCCGGTGCTCGGCATCTATCTGCTGACGATGCAACGAGAGGAGCGACGTTTGGCCGTGCGGCACGGTGCAGCCTGGGCCGAATATGTTGCCGTGGCGCCGCAATTCTTTCCCTACCGGCCGGTGATCGACTGGCGGAGCGAGTGGTCGCTGGCCCAGTGGCTGAACAACCGCGAGTACAAGGCGGCGCTCACCGCCACGACCGCCCTGTTGCTGCTGCACCTCTGGCGATTGCTGTAG
- a CDS encoding glycosyltransferase — MTAPIYLEVFPLLVPKLTGIGRFSCRLVQALNRLAPLRLTTFLDPRTQLVHELNRDLMRGQEIEIGLGEVTEPSANLTDWVVDLCRRPKRTYDESQAQRHTGIYTWTRPAERRFGREIGIFYDFTPLIVPWSHTAGLREGFHRQITATALCEKVLAISHCTKADAAWLSAVDERDIEVAYPGPSQCLAEHAHAGPVVRRPNVMLIVGTREPRKNGDFLLDWFLNTGVLPDDFELWWAGPEGWLWDGPQAVHDHPRFSRVKFLGMVSDAELCRLYREVTCTVYPSLYEGFGFPVLDSLLHESPVLASYNSSLAELESAGVFYFDPCDAATLDEAYRQMAAAGRCAIDQAELRRRFNWDVLGERVLSLAA; from the coding sequence ATGACGGCGCCGATCTACCTGGAAGTGTTTCCGCTGCTGGTGCCGAAGCTGACGGGTATCGGCCGCTTTTCCTGCCGCCTGGTGCAGGCCCTCAACCGGCTGGCTCCGCTACGGCTGACGACCTTTCTCGATCCTCGGACCCAACTCGTACACGAGCTGAATCGCGACCTGATGCGCGGCCAGGAAATCGAAATCGGCTTGGGCGAAGTGACCGAGCCGAGCGCAAACTTGACCGATTGGGTGGTCGATCTCTGCCGGCGGCCAAAGCGGACCTACGACGAGTCGCAAGCCCAGCGGCACACGGGCATCTACACCTGGACCCGTCCGGCCGAGCGGCGGTTCGGCCGCGAGATCGGCATCTTCTATGATTTCACGCCGCTGATTGTGCCGTGGTCGCACACGGCCGGCTTGCGCGAGGGCTTCCATCGGCAAATCACGGCCACCGCTCTGTGCGAGAAAGTGCTGGCCATTTCGCACTGCACCAAGGCCGATGCCGCCTGGCTGAGCGCCGTCGACGAACGCGATATTGAGGTTGCTTATCCCGGCCCAAGCCAATGCCTGGCGGAACACGCGCATGCCGGGCCTGTCGTGCGGCGGCCGAACGTCATGCTGATCGTCGGCACGCGCGAGCCACGCAAGAACGGCGACTTCCTGCTCGACTGGTTTCTGAACACCGGCGTGCTGCCCGACGATTTTGAGCTGTGGTGGGCCGGACCCGAAGGTTGGCTTTGGGACGGTCCGCAGGCGGTCCACGATCATCCGCGTTTTAGCCGCGTGAAATTCTTGGGCATGGTCTCCGATGCGGAGCTATGCCGGCTGTATCGCGAGGTGACGTGTACGGTTTACCCGTCGCTGTATGAGGGCTTTGGCTTTCCCGTGCTCGATTCGCTGCTGCACGAATCGCCGGTGCTCGCCAGCTACAACAGCTCGCTGGCCGAGTTGGAAAGCGCCGGCGTGTTTTACTTCGATCCCTGCGATGCGGCCACGCTCGACGAGGCCTATCGGCAGATGGCCGCCGCCGGCCGATGCGCCATCGACCAGGCGGAGCTGCGCCGGCGGTTCAACTGGGACGTGCTGGGTGAGCGGGTGTTGTCGCTGGCGGCGTGA
- a CDS encoding ankyrin repeat domain-containing protein produces MDDAGARADAKTELGSTAMHIAAGGGNVEGLEVLHRLGLPIDARDNGGSTPLLDAIECHQAEAAEWLLKRGADVNARDKDGWTSLHNAYATSLDYEEDGIPSPLIAVLEKYGADPTLKDDEGRTPRDFPIR; encoded by the coding sequence GTGGATGACGCCGGCGCGCGGGCGGACGCCAAGACAGAGCTTGGCTCTACCGCGATGCACATCGCCGCGGGCGGCGGCAATGTGGAGGGCCTGGAAGTGCTTCATCGGCTCGGTCTGCCGATCGACGCCAGAGACAACGGTGGTTCGACGCCGTTATTGGACGCCATCGAGTGCCACCAAGCGGAAGCCGCCGAATGGTTGCTTAAGCGCGGCGCGGACGTCAATGCCCGCGATAAGGACGGATGGACAAGCCTGCACAACGCGTATGCGACGAGCCTCGATTACGAGGAAGACGGCATTCCTTCCCCTTTAATCGCGGTCCTCGAAAAGTACGGCGCCGACCCGACGCTCAAAGACGACGAAGGGCGCACGCCAAGAGATTTTCCCATTCGCTAG
- a CDS encoding SMC-Scp complex subunit ScpB, whose product MASTADDADEAPPADGGLSLDDLNAAFAEMLSSGQDPYSEPVPVGDRDAESPDAAPLGLLSGPDEADARCEITPRSILEAMLFVGGGENQPLGSERAAGLMRGVRSAEIDDLVRELNERYDADGCPYRIESQSDGYRLALRPEYGPLRDKVLNRTRQARLSAAAVEVLSIVAYNGPQTAEEVARLRGRPSGAILSQLVRRQLLRVEREPEAPRVARYATTPRFLTLLGLESLDDLPRSQEAEPR is encoded by the coding sequence ATGGCATCCACAGCAGACGACGCCGACGAGGCCCCGCCGGCCGACGGCGGATTGTCTCTCGACGATCTGAATGCCGCTTTCGCCGAAATGTTGTCGAGCGGGCAGGATCCGTACTCCGAGCCGGTGCCCGTTGGCGACCGCGACGCGGAGTCGCCGGACGCAGCGCCGCTCGGACTCCTTTCCGGGCCGGACGAAGCCGACGCTCGCTGCGAGATCACGCCGCGGAGCATTTTGGAGGCGATGCTGTTTGTCGGGGGTGGGGAAAACCAGCCGCTTGGCAGCGAGCGGGCAGCCGGGCTTATGCGCGGCGTGCGGTCGGCCGAGATCGACGATCTGGTGCGCGAGTTGAACGAACGCTACGACGCCGACGGCTGCCCCTACCGAATTGAAAGCCAAAGCGATGGTTATCGGCTGGCGTTGCGTCCGGAGTACGGACCGCTCCGCGACAAGGTTCTGAACCGCACTCGTCAGGCGCGGCTCTCGGCGGCGGCGGTGGAGGTGCTCTCGATCGTTGCTTACAACGGCCCGCAAACGGCGGAAGAAGTGGCCCGGCTGCGGGGCCGGCCCAGCGGCGCCATTCTGTCGCAGCTCGTCCGCCGCCAACTTCTACGTGTGGAGCGAGAGCCGGAGGCGCCGCGTGTGGCACGGTATGCGACGACGCCACGGTTCCTGACCCTGCTCGGGCTGGAGAGCCTCGACGATCTGCCCCGCAGCCAAGAGGCGGAGCCGCGCTAG